The region caatactacaAATTCAAAAATACTCTACTACAAATAAAAGTTGTGTATTTAAAATCTTACCAAAGTAAAAGAACAGAAGTATTACCTGCTAAATGTGATTGTAGTATTAAGAGTAAAAGCATTTATTATGCTGCAGAATGTCCGTAGTTCatgttatatactgttgggtagtttaatctgtaaCAATGCATTCACCATATTTTATCAGATGATcacgtccatccatccatcttcgtccgcttatcgggtcgcggggggcagcagcttcagcaggggaccccaaacttccctttcccgagccacattaaccagctccgaccgggggatcccgaggcgttcccaggccaggttggagatataatccctccacctagtcctgggtcttccctgaggcctcctcccagccaactagtgtatgtaaaataacaatatgcaaagtaactgtAGCTGTCGCATACAGACAGTGTACCAAAACAGGGTATTATTTTCCTCTGCAGTCGAACTGTAGTAAGGTATAGTATGGTAAATTAGTATCTACAGTACttattaagtaaatgtacttagttacattctagCATTGCTTCTAGACAGTTAAAACTCTGGTACTCTGAATATTCTGGATTTTGTCTCTTGTTTAAGTTATCTTAACATATAAGCTACTATGGTTAGACCTGAGATCACAATACTcttctctcacatacacatttCCGACTCTCTGAACCCTAAGTTacataaggtgtgtgtgtgtgtgtgtgtgtgtgtgtgtgtgtgtgtgtgtgtatgagaccCAGtgacaaccatagactgtatattaatggacaacgcatccgATTCggtgaagtgctgcaaatgcggaagtggcttaaacctgcattctatctgaattccagcaggggggcAACacatgcggttgcaaaaggaggtcggtttctgtagaagtctatgagaaagtgacccacttctcacttgatttattacctcagtaaacattttcataatgggtttatggtctcaatcgctagttttaaaggagaattccggccaatttttatgttaatcttgatcgctataaacaTGCGTGTACTTTCAATTGAAAAAAACCCAACCCGAATCACTACAGCAGCCACTaccacactactgtttatttttaggggggaataaactgcaagacgtgacatgacctgtcctctggaggacatagccacaccaccgccacTCAGTGGATTTTTatcgggatgattatcacagaagcctggctgaatacactcaccggacggcagctagcagctaacagctatcagctagcagggaaagctagctaccggcaggatcgagacagggaccaggctaggtgaatttaaacaatgtctgagttgaaaacgcatcttgttgtcacgtaagggccccgttcatgttgcacagacattttaattgcattttatgtctgttaagaggcacaaaggcactctaaaacttgccccgacaactgccgtttaagctcagtggaagctcatacacgtagctgcagcttctccgtgatgtcacacatgcgctgtccattaatattatacagtctatggtgacAACACATACATGTTAATTAAATGTGATAATAATGGAGCGATAACACTGTATGTCATCACATTTTCAGAAGGCCATCAACTGGAGAAACTGAATTTATGCTGGAGAAAAACAGATCCAATAAAAAAGCTGCGATGCATTGACCCATCTTCACAGTTCATTTACTGTTCTCTCGATTCATCACCGACGTACCATTTAAGGGAAGTTTCCTCCCCTTCCtcacagacacaaaatgaatTGGATCatgcaaaaatgtaaacatgttggCTTTAATTCCTGCATGCCATGGAACACAAGGAGGGTTTTTAAGCATCTTAGTTTTATCAAGCAAGCTCTAAAGCCCGTTAAAATCAATGTCAGGCTGGAGCTTATTAGCTTGCCCGTCTTGCCCGTAAAGTGGAATTTTATAAACAAGGTTTTATCTTTCATTTCAGGGTTATTTATCTAGAATAATCCACTCCCAAGCCAGTGTTTGTAAGACTGTGGGTGTGGCTGGAACTCTTTACGCAGCTCCCTCTGTAAAAAATACTTGAAGGTCAGATTTCAATGAGTGTTCTGCCTGTTTTGGAAGCAGAATGTTAATAAACTTGCATAAGAGTTAGAAAATGAGGCAGCCTCCTGCGGTGACAGACTTATGGAgatgaaacaaaaacagctgAGCCATAGTTACAGATTACCAGCTTTCtcttttattgaaaaatataGCTGTTATTTCAAAGAAAGGAAAGTGAGGAAggtaaatatattaatatactgtaaaacCAGAATAAGGAGTAGTAAAGGAAAACAAGTACATAATTGGCATAACACTACAGCCactgaatagaaaaaaaaaaaacattcaacagAACTTTGAGCCAGTTGTTTTTCGCAGTGCCACTCAGCAAACCACAGCTGTCAGGGCACCGAAAAACTTTTAAGCAGACTTGGGGCAAAAcgtatttgcaaattcctttaAATGGTTTATTCTGGCCTACTTAGGAGTTTCCTACCGAGAAATACGACAAATGCCAGAAGGTTAAGACAATTACAAGAAAGTATTTCAGCGTAATTTAGTATACTTTCCCATGATTCTCTATTTACCTCTTCCAAATTTACTGGCAAATACAATGTGCTATTTAGTGTTAAAGCCACTAACATTCTTCTGGTTCTCACACCACTACCACATAGTCACACTGCTGATGATAACAAAGATTGTTTACTGTAATTACAGATGGCacaaattatatttacattaCTTGATTAAAATGGCAGATAaggagtgtttttgttttttaaagtgtccATTTCTTGGTGATGAACATTAAGGATTGCAGCTGCCCAAACAATCTACAAACCACGTTTTACAATGGATCAATAGAAGTAAAAGACATCTTAAAATTTGGCCcatttacaaataatatgaAAGAGCTCTGACTCAAATCATACTGCATATCTAAACAtaagtaaaaaagaaacaaaatcaaacaccctgctaatgttagccaatAAAAATGGTTAGAACATACTTGGCAATTTGCTCCAGATCGCTTTTTCAATTTCAGAAATTGTGCAACCTGTTCATGCAGACATGTTTccaaaaacattacaataaCCCGAGGCAGAATGGCACAGCATCCTGATTCTACGTAGACACCCCTGCATCAACGCCACAACAGTAAATTCAAAGCTCTCGTTTGTCAAACCTGGCAATTAGTTTTCTAactcaaaataataatacaaagggCAGACATTAATCATGCATACCGGACTAGAGAGTACACCTCTTTCTGCCTTATTTAGAACTGAAACTAACCTGGAGGAGCCTACAGAGTGAGCTTGCATTGTAAAAACCCCAAAAACataagaaagagaaaaaccTGTCTGTTCCTGACCGTGCTGTTTCTGGAGCAGTTCCAGCTGGTTGGGGGCCAATAATCCAGCAAATGTAATGAGTAGACAGGGTTGATCTAATCATCTGTTACTACTGTGTGATTTGGGTTGTGTAGAGGAGGTGAATAGTATCACTTGTGGGGTCAGTTCAGGAAATATCTGCCACTCTCACTGCCCCGAGACATACCTGACGCCCATCTATTAAGTAGCTGTGCTCTAATAACACTTTGTACATGTTTTTACATCCTTTCTCTGCCCTTAGAGACAAGCTTGAACACATTCTAGAGAGGGGGCATGTGTTTTGGATAGAGCCATAACTATTCATTTTGATATAACCATTTTTCTACTTAATTAACTCCCTTTAAAACTTGTTATGCCTCTCTGCTGACCTACTAATCCTACCAACCTCAGTAATGATGTAGAAtgagaaaatagaaatatacaTAATTAGCCACAATCACCACTTCTGTCCTGTTGTTTGAAAAAGTACAGGACACAGAACACATACAAAAGGCCTTCTTTTTTgacaattcatttttttgtgtgcaaattcACTACTAGCAGCGGGTGATTTCCGTGTAAATCGAAGTCATTGTTACTAATACAGCCTTACCATGACAGGAATAGTAGTCTGCTTGAGTCCAATAATTAAGTGCCATGCAGCCAACTTCAATGGTAAGAAGCCAGCTCACTTTGTAGTACcattaagacatttttattttaagaaatCCAACATATGAGAAAGCCCCCAAATCTAAACTTAAGACCTAGCAGTGTACATTAAGTACGATCCATCCCTTATGAAAACTAATGAGTAAATACCACAGCTTTCTGTGGATTTAAAGAATTAAGAACTTGCCAAAGAGAGACAGCGGCAAAATGATAAACTAGGAAACTTAAATACAACAAGATACTATAGACCAACTTCCCAAAATAAAGTAGAACATAACAGAAATCACCCCTTAAAGTAAGATGTGGACAAAAGCAATAACTACTTTATCTATTTAGTGTCTATGCCAAGATACTGTCATTGGCAAAGTAAGGTCCATGGTCACTCTCACAAAGCTAGCTACAAAGCTATCTGAGTTTCACTTCTTGTCCTTTCCCTCTTCCTTGTTCAGAATCCGTAGTACACATCCAACTCTGATTTGTGATCTTGCATATCCTTCTCCACATCACACAACAAATGTGATATGCATGCAATTGACAGCTTGGGGTACAGTTCTCAAACCTTATGGTCATCCTTTTTAAAAACGAGTATCTTAGGCTTGCAGATTTGTAGCTTCttatttaaaaatggaaaactccccaataataataataataatgagttCAGAGTTTGATGTTGCAAATTACCGCACGATCAACGAAGCAGTCTGTGAGCCAGTCTGTAAACACTCTGGCATGCACTTAGCTCATATCGCCTTGCTACAGCACAGTGAATAAGGCTTAATTGGTTTTATTTATGATGTTGAACAGTGTACAGAGATTAGATTGATCTACAAGAAGTTTAAAGCAGATGTGGCCCTGCCTCTAATCCTTCCCCTTCCTTTTCCAGCTTGGTCTTCTTCATTAGTGTCCTTCAGGACTGTTCATGGCGTTGATACCAGTATAGTCTACACTCGAAtctcatcatcgtcatcatccaTGAAGGTGAAATCTCTGTCTTCCTCCCCACGTGGTGAACTGTACTTTGCACTGTCCGTGTCGCCGTCGTGGACGTGGTACCGAGGTTTCTCCTCAGTGACTGAGCCGGAGCTGGAGACAGAGCAGCTATCCAGGTCATGGTGGTTGTTCCTGGTGTGTAGCTCCGGGGTGTAGGGATCCACCATGGGCTTTTGCTGGTACATGCTGCGAGGTGGCCTTGCAGGGGCCTGCACCTCCACTTCATCATCATCTATGTGGGGAATGAGGGAGGGTGACGCGCGGCCCTCGCTACCCTTGCCCTCTTCGTAGCCGAGGTCGTCCTCCTCCCAGCCCTTCTTTTCCATCACGCTCAGGATATCCCCGAGCATGGAGGGCCCCAAGTCAATGTGAAAGGACATCATAGACTCTGCGTGCTTCATTCCACCTCCCTTAGGCATGGATGGAGGCAAATCTGCAAGTTCTCCGAAATTACGCTCTTCGAACTCTGCATCTAATGTCGCCATCGCTGTCGCTCCATTTACCGGCTTGCTTTCAATCTCCGACAGCCTCTTCATCGGGCTTGAGGACACGCTCTTCGGCAGTTGGTTGCCTCTGTTAATGTCCTCATCGTTTAGGTAAGGCAGGGATATGGCGTTTTTCACATAGGTGGATGAGCCACCAGAAGGCGCCATCATATTGTAGTCATACTTGTCCCCCCGGTTTACTGACTGAGAGCGCTTGCTGCTTCTGAAGGTGCGGGACAACAGCCCTGGTTTGGGGCCGGGGGAGCTCTGCTTTGTCTCCGGCTCCCTGGGTGGTTCCCCTGATCGAGTGCTAAGAAATGAAGTGTCCCCGAAGGCATCCCCTCCCCTGCCAACGTGCATTGTGTGGCGGAAGTCCCCCAATGGAGCGCTGATCATCTCTGCGGTCAGGTCAGCCCGAGACCGCCGCTTCGACTGGTTGGAGTTGTTCACCAGCTGCTTGAGAATAGGCATGATGGCAGTCTGTTACTTGTAATCCACTGAGAGAAATAAAACTAGGTTCTGTAGGAGTTCAGGAGAGTTCCTTCCAGAATGACTTGGCAATTGTATGAGATGTTGTCAAAGAAAGTATAATTCCAGGTGTTTAATGTGGGCAGCCATTCTGGTCCTCCAGCTCAGGTTTCATCTTACCGTTGGATCAGCCTATGAAGAAGAATAGAGAGCATTAAAACCACATCAGTGTGTTTGTCCTTGGCAGGCAATGtggaaacatgcaattaatAACAGCATTTTATTCTGCTGAACATGTAACATACCACTTTGCTTCTCTAAAGAGCTATGCCTAGGCTATTCATTTCGCAACAAAAGTTTCCATACTTAATGCAGATCAGGACAGAGCTTTAAAATGAAGCATCACCTTAGTGGTGCCACACTAACAAAAAACTTTTATATGCAGTCTGTGAGGGTATTATGTAATGGTGAGTAAAAAAAGCTCTCTGGTACAAAGTTCAGTTGTGTTACCTACTTATAATAGCCccagtaaaacattttttagctCTAACAGGCTGCTGTCACATTCAGTTTTTCAAGTGGCTGCAGTGTCCGCTTTTTTGTTGTGCTTTAGTTCCCATTGAGGCCCCTGACTGTTACATAACCAGCAAGACACAGGATACTGGGAGCCAGAGCAGTTCAAGCTGGCAGGAATaaaggaatgaaaaaaaaagtttcctcAGCATGGATCGACTTACAGCACAGCTCAGAAAGTCCAGATCTGATACATTTTGTTCTAACCTTCCTATCatcaagaaataaaatgtttccatCACTAGGCtagctctgtgtgtttttctcccaGTTTCAGCCTTTGTCTCTTTAGCCTTGAAGGTGACATTTAAGCACCTGCTTCATTTTATATACGCTTGACTTTGTGATTGCCAAGTCAtagattaatgttttttttttttatgtaaggaAAGCATGGTGCTCTTGATTTAACGCAGCCCGCTTCATCGTGTGTTTGCACTGATTATCTTTGACTCAATAAGCAGATAATATGGCTAATTTCATAGACCAAACTATCGTCAAGTCACCAGTGACTCAAGCCTTGAAACATGATCTTAAAACAGAATAGAGTGGTGAAGAGGTTTAAACACCCACTTGTGTGCTAGCTACAGTCCACTAGCTCCATGTGTTACTGACATTAACAAGGGTTTCAATTGTTTTAGCCAGACAGCAATCCCATCATTATCAGTGTTTTCAAACTGGAGTTCAAGCCCACGCTCTAGGCCTGTATGCGTATCCCCACAGTGAATGAATGGGGGCTTCACTCAACAATATTCCAAAGGAACGTCACCCATGAAAACATTTGCATCTCTGACAAGAACCCATTCAACTGGAAAGGCAACTGTAACACTGGAGGGAACAGAGGGGGTAAAGAGGGTGATAAAAGCTagcgctgtttttttttgtttgctcttGCCCTCTTTGAAAAGAGAGATCATCCCCAAAGAGAACTGAACTCTACCCACTGCCAAAGGTTTTATCCTCTAAATTCAACAACTTCATTCAAGATTTCTTCTGTAGTTTAGATGTTGTTAATGGCAGAGATGCACGGTCCCCACAACAAAGAAGATTAGGCACAAAAGAAGGCCTAACAAAGAGCAAATGCATTAACAATAGTACTCGAAAAGTGTATTTTCATTCTACTGTAAAAGACATTTGAGTTCAGGTTCGCAATTGGCTTACTGTTACGAAAGCTTTTTAAACAGCAACTAGATTCCAATTTTTATAAGGATTAT is a window of Sander vitreus isolate 19-12246 chromosome 21, sanVit1, whole genome shotgun sequence DNA encoding:
- the cdc42ep4b gene encoding cdc42 effector protein 4, which encodes MPILKQLVNNSNQSKRRSRADLTAEMISAPLGDFRHTMHVGRGGDAFGDTSFLSTRSGEPPREPETKQSSPGPKPGLLSRTFRSSKRSQSVNRGDKYDYNMMAPSGGSSTYVKNAISLPYLNDEDINRGNQLPKSVSSSPMKRLSEIESKPVNGATAMATLDAEFEERNFGELADLPPSMPKGGGMKHAESMMSFHIDLGPSMLGDILSVMEKKGWEEDDLGYEEGKGSEGRASPSLIPHIDDDEVEVQAPARPPRSMYQQKPMVDPYTPELHTRNNHHDLDSCSVSSSGSVTEEKPRYHVHDGDTDSAKYSSPRGEEDRDFTFMDDDDDEIRV